The sequence tcctcagtgcagtcgggttctccagagttctgatAACAACCTCATTAtgtgactcaggtgtgttgaagtagagaaacatctaaaagttgcaggagaccggacctccaggacctccaggacctccaggagcTGGAGTGCCTACCCCTGGGTTAGAGGTTGTGCTAGCAGGGcagtatttataaaaaaaatccctgctgtttccatggagacatGTTCCCGTTTGGATCAGCTCGATCCACACCAGTGAAATAACCCATTAGTCCTGTGATGAAGGCGCGTCCTCTGTCCCCTGTCCAGGTGCGTCTCCCACAGAGCGTCCACCATGACGGACAGCAAGCGCCTCGCCTTCTCCATCATCCAGTTCCTCCATGACCAGCTGCGGGTCGGAGACCTGACCTCCGACGCCCAGGAGAGCCTGGAAGGTGAGTCCTGAGAACAACCAGAATCGGGTCCAGACCGGTCCTTCTCCGGGTCCAGACCGGTCCTGCTCCGGGTCCGGGTCCAGACCGGTCCTGCTCCGGGTCCGGGTCCAGACCGGTCCTGCTCCGGGTCCGGGTCCAGACCGGTCCTGCTCCGGGTCCAGACCGGTCCTGCTCCGGGTCTGCTGCCTGACATCTCCATGTTGTCTTCTAGTTGCAGTCCAATGTCTGGAGACGGCTTTTGACGTTTCCACGGATGACCAGAGTCTGGCTGTTCCCATGACGCTACCAGAGATCTTTGCCTCGGTCACAGCCAAGGTCAGttcctgctgctggaggaagTCCAGGGGAacctgatggttctgatggttctgtgtCTTCCAGTTCCCAGCTGAGTCCCATGCCAACAACAACACAGCACCGAGTTCACCAACAGAAGAGCAGAAAGCCGAGGCAGAGCGGCTGAAAACTGACGGTGGGTTCAGGGTCaggttgtggttctggttctgatggatctGCCTCATGCggatttgttttcttgtgttttccgCTCTGCAGGGAACGACCAGATGAAGGTGGAAAACTTTGCAGCAGCCGTGGAGTTCTACTCCAAGGCCATCGCCCTGAACCCTCAGAACGCCGTCTACTACTGCAACAGGTGGGCCAGAACCCGGTCCAACCGGATCACCAGCAGCCCGGTTCTGACCCATGTCCTGCTGTCGTTTCAGGGCTGCGGCATACAGCAAGCTGGGGAACTACGCCGGCGCCGTGCAGGACTGTGAACGGGCCATCAGGATCGACCCGAACTACAGCAAGGCGTACGGCCGGATGGGGTGAGAACAGAAACTTCGACATCAATATTCAGTCTGAGCTTTGAAGCAGCCGGATGGTtcactttgtaaaaaataaatctcatgaCAACAATCTGATGCTACGAGGAGAATCTTTCTGTTTGAGCTCAGTTTGTTCTTGGATGCATCCCAGCACATAATGACCAATTACCACTGATTGGTTTTAAGTTTGAATAATTAAGCCCCGCCCCTTCTCCCAGGTTCCACCAAATCTGTATGGAAACTGTAAGAAGTGCTGATATTTTAGCAGGAAGAACTCAGTGTGAATGATATTCCAGTTCAGGCCCTCCGACACCAGAGGTTGGCCACagtcacatttaaaagtaaaacaaatttaaagaaaaatgaccTAAAATTGACAGTAAGTGTTTGTATGCTTAACTAAATATTCTTTaggttcaaaattattttttgtatttgattttttgtttaataatgtcAGCAGCTTCGCatcatatttaaatgttctggttatttattcagttgaattcagttttattgatgAATAACCCctgtctgtgattggctggGTTTGTGGCTCATTTTCATAAACTTGAACAAGTTGCAGCACAGAGAGGCGAGTAAAGCCTGGCGGGGCGAGTAAAGCCTGGCGGGGCGAGTAAAGCCTGGCGGGGCGAGTAAAGCCTGGCGGCCCGTCAGGCTGATGATCCTTGGAGGAAACTGGTCGGTTGAAGCCAGCAGTTCTACCTCAGAACCACTTTGATCCGTCCAAACATTCAGATGTTTCAGACAGTTTTTCACTCAGTttgaagctccgcctcctcaGCCATGTTTCTTCCTCCTGACTcgcccctccctctctctggttctggttctggtgtcaGTTTGGCGCTGGCCAGCCTCAATAAGCACACGGAGGCAGTGGGTTACTACCGGAAGGCTCTGGAGCTCGACCCGGACAACGACACCTACAAGACCAACATGAAGATCGCCGAGGAGAAGATAGAGACGTCCAGCCCGGTAAGGGGAACTGGGCCGAACCGGACCGGGTCCGACCTAGGCTGG comes from Gambusia affinis linkage group LG10, SWU_Gaff_1.0, whole genome shotgun sequence and encodes:
- the sgta gene encoding small glutamine-rich tetratricopeptide repeat-containing protein alpha — its product is MTDSKRLAFSIIQFLHDQLRVGDLTSDAQESLEVAVQCLETAFDVSTDDQSLAVPMTLPEIFASVTAKFPAESHANNNTAPSSPTEEQKAEAERLKTDGNDQMKVENFAAAVEFYSKAIALNPQNAVYYCNRAAAYSKLGNYAGAVQDCERAIRIDPNYSKAYGRMGLALASLNKHTEAVGYYRKALELDPDNDTYKTNMKIAEEKIETSSPSAGLGGIDLAGLLSNPGFMNMASTLMNNPQVQQLMSGMMSGAYGVGATGGGGGVSGSGGVSGGAGAGGGGGGGGVGGGGGGGVGGAGVGGAGGAGVGGAGVGGASSAQGPADLSGLIQAGQQFAQQMQQQNPELIEQLRSQIRNRTPSAGNEEQQ